Genomic segment of Streptomyces longhuiensis:
CGGCCCTCCCCGACCCGGAGGGGTCCCTGGAGGCGACGGAGGAGTTCTGGGGCGAGTGGGTCGAGCACTGTACGTACCACGGGCCCTACCGCGAGGCCGTGGTCCGTTCGCTGATCACGCTCAAGGCCCTGACGTACGCGCCGACCGGCGGCATCGTCGCCGCGCCGACCACGTCGCTGCCGGAGGAGATCGGCGGTGTCCGCAACTGGGACTACCGCTACACCTGGCTGCGCGACGCGGCGATCACCCTGTCCTCCATGCTGCGCACCGGCTACCGCGAGGAGGCCCGCGCCTGGCGGGACTGGCTGCTTCGCGCGGTCGCGGGCGACCCGGAGAACCTGCAGATCATGTACGGGATCGCGGGCGAGCGCGAGCTCGGCGAGGCGGAGCTCGACTGGCTGCCCGGGTACGAGAACTCGGCGCCGGTGCGGGTCGGCAACGGCGCGGCGCACCAGCTCCAGCTCGACGTGTACGGCGAGGTCACCGAGGCACTGCACCTGGCACATATGACGGGCCTGACCCGCAACGACTACGCGTCGCTGCTCCAGCTCAAGCTGATCCGCTACCTGGAGAAGCACTGGGACGAGCCGGACGAGGGCATCTGGGAGGTGCGCGGGCCACGCCGGCACTTCGTTCACTCGAAGGTCATGGCGTGGGTCGCCGTGGACCGCACGATCAAGCTCATCGAGTCGGGTGACGCGGACGGGCCGCTGGAGAAGTGGCGAGAACTGCGCGACGACATCCACCGGGACGTGTGCGAGCGGGGCTACGACAAGGAGCGCAACACGTTCACGCAGTCGTACGGCTCGAAGGAGCTGGACGCCTCGCTGCTCCTGATCCCGCAGATGGGCTTCCTGCCGCCCGACGACAAGCGCGTCATCGGCACGATCGAGGCGATCCAGCGGGAGCTCTCGACGCCGGACGGGTTCATCCTGCGTTACCCGACGACGGGCGAGGACGCGGGCGTCGACGGCCTGGAGGGCGACGAGGGCGCGTTCCTCGCCTGCTCGTTCTGGATGGCCGACGACCTCGCGATGATCGGCCGTGTGGACGAGGCCCGCACGCTCTTCGAGAAGCTCCTGTCGCTGCGCAACGACCTGGGACTGCTCGCGGAGGAGTGGGACTCGCGCCTCCAGCGCCAGGTCGGCAACTTCCCGCAGGCGTTCAGTCACGTTCCGCTGATCGACACGGCCCTGCGGCTGACGGCCTCGGGGGCGTACGGCGGCTAGATCGGCTTCCTGAGCACGTTTCCGGCGGCGCGTTCCCCTGCGGGGCGCGCCGCCGGCGGCGTCTGCCGCGTCCTGCCTGATGGCCGAAGGTTTTCCCGGACCGTGCGCGCAGGTAGCGTCCGCACCATGGACACTCAGGCCCCCCACAGCAGCGCGCCCGGCACCCAGGGCGGCATCACCGTGCAGCGGGCCCTGGAACTGCCAGGTCTGCGCAGCGGGCTCCCGGAAGTGGTGGCGGGAGGGGACCGGCTGCAGCGCACCGTGCGCTGGGTGCACGCGGGCGAGGTGCCCAACATCGCCTCGCTCCTCAAGGGCGGCGAGCTGCTCCTGACCACCGGGTTCGGCATCGGTACGCGCCCGGCCGAGCAGCGGGCCTTCGTCCGCAAGCTCGCCGACCGCGGGATCTCCGCGCTCGTCATCGAGCTGGGCCAGCGCTTCGCGCGGCTGCCCGCCGCGCTGGTGGAGACCGCGCGCGCGGCCGGCCTCCCGCTGGTGCAGCTGCACCGCGAGGTGCCGTTCGTGACGGTCACCGAAGAGGTCCACACCGAGATCGTCAACGGGCACTACGCGCTCCTCCAGCGCGCGGAAGAGGTGCACCGGCGCTGCACGGAGGCCCTGCTCGGCGGCGGCGGAGTGCCCCAAGTCCTGCGCATTCTCGCGGAGTTCAGCGGCAACCCGGTGTTCCTGGAGACGGCCGACGGGCAGCTCCTGTACGCCGCCGG
This window contains:
- a CDS encoding glycoside hydrolase family 15 protein, yielding MHVAGRIEDYALIGDMQTAALVCRDGTVDWLCLPRFDSHAIFAGLLGTEEHGFWRLGPAHAPEAEPPTAARRTYRGDSLILESEWDTPRGTVRVTDFMPPRDGAPQLIRIVEGISGRVPMRSALRMRFSYGRIVPWVHKVDGRTVAVAGPDSVWLDSTAETYGKDLTTYSDFTVAPGDRIAFTLSWQPSHQKPPALPDPEGSLEATEEFWGEWVEHCTYHGPYREAVVRSLITLKALTYAPTGGIVAAPTTSLPEEIGGVRNWDYRYTWLRDAAITLSSMLRTGYREEARAWRDWLLRAVAGDPENLQIMYGIAGERELGEAELDWLPGYENSAPVRVGNGAAHQLQLDVYGEVTEALHLAHMTGLTRNDYASLLQLKLIRYLEKHWDEPDEGIWEVRGPRRHFVHSKVMAWVAVDRTIKLIESGDADGPLEKWRELRDDIHRDVCERGYDKERNTFTQSYGSKELDASLLLIPQMGFLPPDDKRVIGTIEAIQRELSTPDGFILRYPTTGEDAGVDGLEGDEGAFLACSFWMADDLAMIGRVDEARTLFEKLLSLRNDLGLLAEEWDSRLQRQVGNFPQAFSHVPLIDTALRLTASGAYGG